The following coding sequences lie in one Stigmatopora nigra isolate UIUO_SnigA chromosome 4, RoL_Snig_1.1, whole genome shotgun sequence genomic window:
- the prr16 gene encoding protein Largen — MRSWEEAGREVARMSGTTDGAEGAVAKVQVKREIKTIVDNLETILGDLKDVAKELKEVVHDIDTLTCDLQLEEDGLTDSSKTDTLNSSSSSTATTTTTASSLEKMKFFADDWLLAPPTPVAPLLALPPAVLTVHKKAHPPLPPPRLTSTRTEDHYGKNLTHPTLVLSGNLSKANGSSLKNGVVFPFKPNRDLFSPTSCFITNDGGLPESSLVPTLPRPMPLLRHEKNKCPKAPGREPRERERVRFSEKVQYHGYCPDCDLQYDVDESELHLQAELNDMRLSPVHYCSPSSPPASPLPLQLMLENGGLSVSHSFPPKAITPPPPPCVPPQPGSLKPQKTILRKSTTTTV, encoded by the exons ATGCGCTCATGGGAAGAGGCCGGCCGTGAAGTGGCAAGAATGTCCGGGACAACCGACGGCGCAGAGGGAGCAGTGGCCAAAGTGCAAGTGAAGAGGGAAATCAAGACCATCGTGGACAATTTGGAGACCATTCTGGGAGACCTGAAGGATGTGGCAAAGGAGCTCAAAGAG GTCGTTCATGATATCGACACCTTGACGTGCGACCTACAGCTGGAAGAAGATGGCCTGACAGACAGTTCCAAGACGGACACGCTCAACTCCAGCTCCAGTTCCACcgccactaccaccaccacggcGTCCAGCCTGGAGAAGATGAAATTCTTTGCCGACGACTGGCTCTTGGCGCCGCCGACCCCCGTGGCCCCTCTCCTTGCCTTGCCGCCCGCCGTTTTGACCGTACACAAGAAGGCACACCCGCCGTTGCCTCCGCCCAGGCTTACCTCGACGAGAACCGAGGATCACTATGGAAAAAATCTGACTCATCCGACGTTAGTTCTGTCTGGGAATCTATCCAAGGCAAACGGCTCATCTTTGAAAAACGGCGTTGTTTTTCCTTTCAAGCCAAACCGGGATTTATTCTCGCCGACGTCGTGTTTCATTACTAATGACGGCGGGCTCCCGGAGTCCAGTCTGGTTCCTACGCTGCCCAGACCGATGCCCCTTCTCCGTCACGAAAAGAACAAGTGCCCAAAGGCTCCCGGCAGGGAGCCCCGCGAGAGGGAGCGCGTCCGTTTCAGCGAAAAGGTCCAGTACCACGGCTATTGTCCGGACTGTGACCTCCAGTATGACGTGGATGAATCAGAATTGCACTTACAGGCCGAGCTCAACGACATGCGACTCAGCCCCGTGCACTATTGCTCACCTTCCTCTCCTCCTGCGTCTCCTCTCCCTCTCCAACTCATGTTGGAGAACGGCGGCCTTTCGGTCAGCCACAGTTTTCCACCCAAGGCGATCACCCCCCCTCCTCCGCCTTGCGTACCTCCTCAGCCGGGTTCCCTCAAACCCCAGAAAACAATCCTGCGTAAATCGACCACCACTACGGTTTGA
- the LOC144195832 gene encoding sesquipedalian-1-like, with product MTRRGRGGKMKLNERSVAHYATCDSPPDKTGFLFKKGERNTAYHRRWFVLKGNMLFYFEERDAREPIGVIVLEGCTVELCESAEEFAFAVKFDCAKARVYKMAADSQAAMESWVKALSRASFDYMRLVVKELERQLEEIQEANGGGLLSRSRSSKRSAKSRSSSSSTSSSNSGPKNHQDEVKPVSGCPKENGVAWSKPHLANGLSEGASSWVAWEESENSQRANGIRAPPVPPRRRGASLESPFSPGTECFSKLHDWYGVEVEEVRAQWLQSQ from the coding sequence ATGACTcggcgaggaagaggagggaagATGAAGCTGAACGAACGCAGCGTGGCTCACTACGCCACGTGCGACTCGCCGCCTGACAAGACGGGCTTTCTCTTCAAGAAGGGCGAGCGCAACACGGCGTACCACCGCCGCTGGTTTGTCCTCAAGGGCAACATGCTTTTCTACTTCGAGGAGCGCGATGCCCGAGAGCCCATCGGGGTTATCGTCCTGGAGGGATGCACCGTAGAGCTGTGCGAGTCGGCCGAGGAGTTCGCCTTCGCCGTCAAGTTCGACTGCGCCAAGGCCCGCGTGTACAAGATGGCGGCCGACAGCCAGGCGGCCATGGAGTCGTGGGTGAAGGCCTTGTCGCGGGCCAGCTTCGACTACATGAGACTGGTGGTCAAGGAACTGGAGAGGCAGCTGGAGGAAATCCAGGAGGCCAATGGGGGAGGCCTGCTGAGCAGGTCAAGGTCTTCAAAGCGATCAGCCAAATCTCGATCTTCGTCCTCGTCGACGTCATCGTCCAATTCCGGGCCAAAGAATCACCAGGATGAGGTTAAGCCAGTGTCTGGCTGTCCGAAGGAGAATGGCGTTGCTTGGAGCAAGCCGCATTTGGCTAACGGTTTGTCCGAGGGGGCGTCTTCCTGGGTTGCCTGGGAGGAATCTGAAAATTCTCAGAGGGCCAATGGGATCAGGGCACCCCCGGTCCCCCCCAGAAGAAGAGGAGCATCTCTGGAAAGCCCCTTCTCCCCCGGCACAGAATGCTTCTCCAAGCTCCATGACTGGTACGGAGTCGAGGTGGAGGAAGTGAGAGCACAGTGGTTGCAGAGTCAGTGA